GTCGGTGTGCGTCTCTTCGGCCGGTTAGTACAGCGGGTCGTTGGGCTCCTTCCACACCGTCCTCTCGCTGCCTCTCAGCCGGCTGCGCGCCGTGTTGGCGATGCACGGGATCTTGTGGTTCGCTCTCATCACCACGGCAACGCTGCAAGAGTCCGGCTTGCGGATGACCTCACACCAGTCGGGGTAGTCCACGGGCTGCTGGCCACTGCGGTGGAGCAGAGAAACgaagtgataaaaaaaacaacaatacagcaGAAAAAGCtttgtgtgtctatctatctatctatctatctatctatctatctatctatctatctatctcgagAGGATTGAGAGAACAGCACACTGCTCACTATCCCAGGACAGTCAGGATCCTCATCAAGCACTAGAAACACTTCACGAAGAAGAAAAGCCAtcgataaactgaaaactcacggCTTTAATAATTAGCTGCGATGTTTCGGACTCCCATCTGCTTTCAaacttgattaattaattaattaattaattaattaattaattaatttgcatCATTTTGCAGACATGCCAGTGTATGGAGTCTATTACAGGATGCGTGGTGTCTGCTGCATGGTGTACTGTGTATGGCGCACTGTGTCTGGTGCATGGCGCACTGTGTCTGCTGCATGGCGCACTGTCTGCTGCATGGTGTCTAGGTGCATGCTGCATGGCGCACTGTCTGCTGCATGGTGTCTAGGTGCATGCTGCATGGCGCACTGTCTGCTGCATGGTGTCTAGGTGCATGCTGCATGGCGCACTGTCTGCTGCATGGCTGCACGGCGCAGTACTCACTCGTCGCAGCACCCAACTCCAAAGGGGTTCAGGCAGATACACTGGTAACACTCCTTGGTCAGCCAGGTCTCCCCGATCCCAAACACCTGGCCCTTGTGCTCACAGctcgctgagagagagagaggagagtacaaACTGTaatgggtgacgctgctgtgcaataggagtcttatttccatccctgatctatctgtctgtctaaatAGCCCACTGTTACCACCAATATACTGTCACTGTCTATAAAATCAGCTAAAAATCTCCTTCAACCAATGACTATCgatctatctacagggctgggaatcagactcctattgcacagcagtgtgatccagtccaggttttactgctaccagcttgatcagcccccagtgtgtctagctaacaagctcaggtgtgtctgattattaaactcctagtgaaaccaggactggatcacactgctgtgcaacgagagtctaatttccatccctgcagttaTTATAAACGAGACGAATTTTAAGTACGAAAGCCAAATGATGTCatgagaaatacaaaaaaaacccagaaaaaaaatcaaatcttaCCTTTGCTGTTGAAGTAGCACTCTCCGCTCGCGTCCGCAGCCCAGGGGTACAGCACAGCGGAGAGCAGCAGAAGTCGACTCCCCCAGAACACGAGGGCCGGGCTTTGCATTTTACCCACAATTAGATTTCGCTTTCTTCCTTTTCAGAGAACGATCTccctttccttccttccttctctctctctctgtctccgtcTCCAGCAGATACCTCATGCTGTAGAGTACAGGCCTATTTATACctgcctctgcctctgtctctctctcactctctctctacaCACAGTCTTGGGGAACGCTAGATAAGACAGATCTGAGCTGGGATCGGTTTAGTTAATTTATTGTGTTTACCCAAACAGACTCCCGATTCCTGTGCATTGTCTTCAAATGACTCATTAGCATCTTAAAGGCAGGTCCTGTGGGTTTTATTAGCAGGACAGCACCCCCATTGTCAGGGCTGTTAGGATTCCTAGTATAGGGCATTCTGTTTTTTAAggggcttttttttttagtttattaactgttaataagCCTGCTCTCACAGTAcactttaccgtacctctctgtgcttcacaatgcttccctatgctttaccagacctctctgtgctttacaatgcttccctatgctttaccagacctctctgtgctttacaatgcttccctatgctttaccagacctctctgtgctttacaatgcttccctatgctttacagtacctccctgggctttacaatgcttccctatgctttaccagacctctctgtgctttacaatgcttccctatgctttaccatacctctctgtgctttacaatgcttccctatgctttaccagacctctctgtgctttacaatgcttccctatgctttaccagacctctctgtgctttacaatgcttccctatgctttaccagacctctctgtgctttacaatgcttccctatgctttaccagacctctctgtgctttacaatgctttcactgtgcttcattacactttgctgtgcttttactgcaggAAACTTGCACCCTTGCACACACGATATTGTAAACCTTGTCTCGTTGCATCGAATTAGCAGATTAAATCTAGTCTCTGTACAAATACGATGCGTGGTGTTGCAGGGGGGTGCTGGTAATCTCCTGaaacagtgtgtgtgcgtgtgtgtggggggggggggtgtgggggctACACTTTGCAAACACCGGACCACGCTAGATAACCACGGCAAACAACCagctttatatttaaaacaattatttttaatgagCGCCTCACAATTGAAAGcggagagtgagagcgagagtgcgagagagtgcgagagagagagagagagagagagagggaggagttgaAATATTTAACCCTTAGTTGTTTGGTTGTAGTTTTGTGAAATTAACGGggcgttttttttcttcttaaaagcGGCGGTAAACGCTTGGAAATGATGGCaagtatttctttcttttgtgaCAATTTTAGCTTTTGTATGTGAAACTGAAGAACGACACACGACCAGACCGGCttgcatatctatctatctatttatttatttattgagttcTACAGATTATAGATATACAGATACAGGTATAGAGCGATCAGCTTCAGCAAATTAAACACAGTCTTTCTATCAGTTACACAACTTAcatgatagaagagacagggtcagcttaactgatagaagagacagggtcagctgcacatatgaactgatagaagagacagggtcagctgcacatatgaactgatagaagagacagggtcagctgcacatatgaactgatagaagagacagggtcagctgcacatatgaactgatagaagagacagggtcagctgcacatatgaactgatagaagagacagggtcagctgcacatatgaactgatagcagagacagggtcagctgcacatatgaactgatagaagagacagggtcagctgcacatatgaactgatagaagagacagggtcagctgcacatatgaactgatagaagagacagggtcagctgcacatatgaactgatagaagagacagggtcagctgcacatatgaactgatagaagagactaCAGAATTGAAAGTTGCCTGTAAAGactcattttcttttaaatcacaaattgaactgaacattttaaaacgCTGTGATTATGGTGCCAATGTGAGGAAGAGGAGGGGCAGCACCAGGACCAGCACTCCCAGTATCCCCAGCTGATCAGACCCTG
This DNA window, taken from Acipenser ruthenus chromosome 35, fAciRut3.2 maternal haplotype, whole genome shotgun sequence, encodes the following:
- the LOC131705364 gene encoding prostate-associated microseminoprotein-like; the encoded protein is MQSPALVFWGSRLLLLSAVLYPWAADASGECYFNSKASCEHKGQVFGIGETWLTKECYQCICLNPFGVGCCDDGQQPVDYPDWCEVIRKPDSCSVAVVMRANHKIPCIANTARSRLRGSERTVWKEPNDPLY